A window of Thermococcus aggregans contains these coding sequences:
- a CDS encoding toprim domain-containing protein: MTIVDVRILVEGASDVEVVSKALQGLALGSEYNITISAIIPTTNLEIAKSAAAGADLLIIATDADRVGRELAERMFRELSELVGHVERMKIPLGHDLEHIDVELVRKEIKNTLVRAGLKSLQILPEYMALRNQLLDLKGKYEMLMQENEKLKNDYQELEGKYGELLEEYSRLVEENNKLRESLKKRANVFKISEIWKELFGETEPPEERYIAEAVEKLNLGGKIIVGQGYIYSEDEDLVIELLRIVHLSLSIAESKKEEKPEEKEEKVEEHIPEFENF, from the coding sequence ATGACTATCGTAGATGTTAGGATTCTGGTAGAAGGAGCAAGTGATGTAGAAGTTGTAAGTAAAGCCCTTCAAGGCTTAGCTCTTGGTAGTGAGTACAACATAACGATCTCCGCAATAATTCCAACAACGAACTTAGAAATAGCTAAAAGCGCCGCAGCTGGGGCAGATTTGCTAATAATAGCCACTGACGCGGATAGAGTTGGAAGAGAACTAGCAGAGAGAATGTTTAGGGAACTCAGCGAGCTCGTTGGGCATGTAGAGAGAATGAAGATACCCCTGGGGCATGATCTTGAGCACATCGACGTTGAGCTTGTAAGGAAGGAAATCAAAAATACGCTGGTAAGGGCAGGCCTAAAAAGCCTCCAGATTTTACCAGAGTACATGGCACTGAGAAATCAGCTTCTCGACTTAAAAGGAAAATATGAAATGCTTATGCAAGAAAACGAAAAGCTAAAAAATGACTATCAGGAGCTTGAAGGGAAGTACGGAGAATTGTTGGAAGAATACAGCAGATTGGTTGAAGAAAACAACAAGCTGAGAGAATCTCTAAAGAAGAGAGCTAACGTCTTCAAGATAAGCGAGATATGGAAGGAACTCTTTGGTGAAACAGAACCGCCAGAAGAGAGATACATAGCAGAAGCGGTTGAAAAACTTAACCTCGGCGGAAAGATCATTGTTGGACAAGGATATATCTACTCCGAGGACGAAGACTTAGTAATCGAGCTGCTCAGAATAGTCCACTTAAGCCTCAGCATAGCGGAAAGCAAGAAGGAAGAGAAGCCCGAAGAAAAGGAAGAGAAAGTAGAAGAACACATACCCGAATTCGAGAACTTCTGA
- a CDS encoding maleate cis-trans isomerase family protein, with product MYGWRGRIGLIVPSSNTTMEMELHSALPEGVSLHTARMPLKNVTEEELLAMSGLAVEGAKLLRDANVDLILYGCTSGSFIGGGEFDRELAEKIENEVKLPVITTSTAILEALKILDSQRILVITPYTEEINQREKEFLEANEFEVIDIRGLGVVDNTRIGKLEPYEAYRMAKALFTDEADAVFISCTNLRTFEIIEPLEEDLGVPVVTSNQASLWLALRELDVGEKIPWLGRLFREF from the coding sequence ATGTATGGATGGAGAGGTAGAATTGGGTTAATAGTGCCATCATCAAACACAACAATGGAAATGGAATTACACTCGGCTTTGCCCGAAGGAGTATCACTTCATACAGCGAGGATGCCTTTAAAGAACGTTACAGAAGAGGAGCTTTTGGCCATGAGTGGGCTTGCAGTTGAAGGTGCGAAGCTTCTAAGAGATGCAAACGTCGATCTAATACTCTACGGGTGTACTAGCGGTTCTTTTATAGGTGGAGGAGAGTTTGACAGAGAGCTTGCAGAGAAAATAGAGAACGAAGTGAAACTACCGGTAATAACGACGAGCACAGCGATTCTTGAAGCCCTTAAGATTCTTGACTCCCAGAGGATACTTGTCATAACCCCTTACACAGAGGAAATAAACCAGAGGGAGAAGGAATTTTTAGAGGCAAATGAGTTTGAGGTTATTGACATCAGGGGTCTTGGAGTAGTTGACAACACAAGAATAGGAAAACTGGAACCTTACGAGGCTTACAGAATGGCCAAAGCACTTTTCACCGATGAAGCAGATGCAGTATTCATAAGTTGCACTAACTTAAGGACTTTCGAGATAATCGAACCCCTTGAGGAAGATCTTGGAGTTCCCGTTGTTACAAGCAATCAGGCATCTTTATGGCTGGCTTTAAGAGAGCTCGATGTGGGAGAAAAAATTCCATGGCTTGGAAGGCTTTTCAGGGAATTTTAA
- a CDS encoding MEMO1 family protein: protein MIRYPAVAGSFYPVGSELKLMLDEFFSDLGELGEERKITAGVAPHAGYIFSGYTASRTYKAIYEDGLPETFVIIGPNHTGIGSPVAIYPDGIWRTPMGDIGVDEELAKAIAKHSNLADLDELAHKYEHSLEVQVPFIQYISQKAGKEVRIVPITLGLQDEEVAEDLGRAIFEASHELGRDIVVIASTDMMHYGYAYGYVPFRARGDDLLGRIKEWDFRVIQKILEFDYKGMFDEIRKMDHTMCGPGGVATAIVFSRLSGAVEAEVLHYTTSFEVSRSTDAIVGYVSIVMRKA, encoded by the coding sequence GTGATAAGGTATCCCGCAGTTGCCGGTAGTTTTTATCCTGTTGGGAGCGAGCTTAAGCTAATGCTCGACGAGTTTTTCAGCGATCTTGGAGAGCTTGGAGAGGAGAGAAAAATTACAGCCGGAGTTGCACCTCATGCGGGGTACATTTTCTCAGGCTACACTGCCTCAAGAACTTACAAAGCAATTTACGAAGATGGGCTCCCAGAGACTTTTGTGATAATAGGGCCCAACCACACCGGAATAGGCTCTCCAGTGGCCATTTATCCTGATGGGATCTGGAGAACGCCAATGGGAGATATTGGGGTTGATGAGGAGCTTGCAAAAGCAATAGCAAAGCACTCCAATCTGGCAGACTTAGACGAACTTGCACACAAATATGAGCACTCTCTTGAAGTACAGGTGCCCTTTATCCAGTACATCTCCCAAAAGGCGGGAAAAGAAGTCAGGATAGTCCCCATAACCCTTGGACTGCAGGATGAAGAAGTTGCTGAGGACTTGGGAAGAGCGATATTTGAAGCATCCCACGAGCTTGGAAGGGATATCGTTGTTATAGCGAGTACTGACATGATGCACTATGGCTATGCCTACGGCTACGTGCCCTTTAGAGCGAGGGGAGATGACTTGCTCGGCAGGATAAAGGAATGGGACTTCAGAGTAATTCAGAAGATTCTCGAATTTGACTACAAGGGAATGTTCGATGAAATTAGGAAAATGGACCACACGATGTGCGGACCAGGTGGAGTTGCAACGGCAATAGTGTTTTCAAGGCTTAGTGGAGCTGTTGAGGCAGAAGTTCTGCACTACACAACCAGCTTTGAAGTGAGCAGAAGCACGGATGCAATAGTTGGCTACGTTAGCATCGTCATGAGGAAGGCATGA
- a CDS encoding PLDc N-terminal domain-containing protein yields the protein MAWAWWVMGLVVALLSLLWVVYDVFKNQKDMSTARKGFWIVLTLLFGVIGAGVYYVVEKRS from the coding sequence ATGGCATGGGCATGGTGGGTAATGGGTTTAGTTGTGGCGCTCCTAAGCCTCTTGTGGGTGGTTTATGATGTCTTCAAAAACCAAAAAGATATGAGCACGGCTAGAAAGGGCTTTTGGATAGTTTTAACACTCCTATTCGGCGTAATAGGAGCCGGAGTGTATTACGTGGTGGAGAAGAGAAGCTAA
- the xerA gene encoding site-specific tyrosine recombinase/integron integrase: MDVIEEFKTYLELEGKSPQTVRMYAYYVDRFLKEAKTPNYRSALRFLAKLKQSGYSNKSLNLVVQALKAYFRFEGLDDEAERLKSPKVPRSLPKSLTKEDVKKLIKAVPPTRKRDRLIILLLYGTGLRVSEVCNLKIEDIDFKRGILIVKGGKGAKDRVVPVPGFLLKEIEDYLKTRDDGSEYLFVEVRREKKDKISPKTVWYLLKKYGEKAGVRVTPHMLRHSFATHMLEKGVDIRVIQEILGHSNLSTTQIYTKVTVEHLKRAQEKARLVEEIIEE, translated from the coding sequence ATGGACGTCATAGAAGAATTCAAAACTTACCTCGAACTTGAAGGAAAGAGCCCTCAGACCGTTAGAATGTATGCCTACTATGTAGACCGGTTTTTAAAAGAGGCCAAAACCCCAAACTATCGCTCTGCACTTCGATTCTTGGCAAAGCTTAAGCAAAGTGGGTACTCAAACAAAAGCCTCAACCTTGTGGTTCAGGCATTAAAGGCATATTTCAGATTTGAAGGCTTGGATGATGAAGCTGAACGATTAAAATCCCCAAAGGTACCACGAAGCCTACCAAAGAGCCTTACGAAGGAAGACGTGAAAAAGCTCATAAAAGCTGTTCCACCCACAAGAAAAAGGGACAGGCTGATAATTCTTCTCCTTTACGGAACGGGACTAAGAGTAAGCGAAGTTTGCAATCTCAAAATAGAGGACATAGATTTCAAGAGGGGAATTTTAATTGTGAAAGGTGGTAAAGGAGCTAAAGACAGAGTAGTCCCTGTCCCAGGCTTTCTGTTAAAGGAAATTGAAGATTACCTAAAAACAAGGGACGATGGAAGCGAATACCTCTTTGTTGAGGTTAGGAGAGAAAAGAAGGACAAAATTTCCCCCAAAACCGTCTGGTATCTCCTCAAAAAGTACGGCGAAAAAGCCGGAGTAAGGGTAACTCCCCATATGCTCCGTCACAGCTTTGCAACCCACATGCTGGAAAAAGGTGTAGATATAAGGGTTATCCAAGAGATCCTCGGCCATTCAAACCTTTCAACAACGCAGATATACACAAAGGTCACCGTGGAACACTTGAAGAGAGCACAAGAAAAAGCAAGGCTTGTTGAAGAAATAATAGAAGAGTAA
- a CDS encoding DNA/RNA nuclease SfsA — protein MIVFIGALPRVRRFKPYAQGDPKIAELLKEAKRKGVEIKGISINLLRSGEVILENDDPLIEV, from the coding sequence ATGATAGTCTTTATAGGCGCTCTGCCTAGAGTTAGGAGGTTCAAACCCTATGCACAGGGAGACCCCAAAATTGCCGAACTCTTGAAAGAAGCAAAGAGAAAAGGTGTGGAGATTAAGGGAATTTCAATAAACCTCCTTCGCAGCGGAGAAGTCATCCTAGAAAACGATGATCCCCTAATTGAGGTGTAG
- a CDS encoding helicase C-terminal domain-containing protein — protein sequence MSEYFPYHSLRPNQEEFIKLVDNAVRNGENLVIEAPTGFGKTISVLAGALPYAKEMGYKIIYLARTHKQMDRVIEELKAINKKVHVSGVEFRSRKELCLHQYIQNFAPDAYNAMIVCKNLKKLGKCEFFENLKKKKEEFDELVQYFLQTPAEPISILTYSKMFDFCPYELTRKVALESDVIVASYLYMISPSIRENFMSYFDFEYSDLILIFDEAHNLPDQAINALSDKISIHSINRAIKEADEYKEHEIANFLSIFLKGLENLYQEKLKDMQIEEVPILPESIFYHVFDVLGINERGLVRILDQMVKAGDAIREDKIERNLPPRSYVGRVGEFLLLWFALIGKEDYLFLLSRDKGLSLELVALDPSKALSFVKHVQSTIFMSGTLTPLEAFVDIMGIEGKLKKFPRMVKRENALVLVAKDVSTRGDERSLGLYRKLTKYIVEAAKLIPKNVGVFTASYEVLEGLLSANVDIQIEEETGKKVFIEKKGASSKENDLLVMAFKEEAKKDGAVLLGVMGGRNSEGQDYSGDEMNGVVLVGIPYARPTPRVQAQIRYFENKFPGKGRYYGYVLPAHRKLVQAAGRVHRSAEDKGAIIVLDYRLLWSNVRKDLPDWMRETIKPVTLASMKRCLIDFYREEKIKVKEN from the coding sequence ATGAGCGAATATTTCCCATATCATTCCCTAAGGCCAAATCAAGAGGAGTTCATCAAGCTAGTGGATAATGCAGTAAGGAATGGCGAAAACTTAGTTATTGAAGCCCCAACAGGTTTTGGAAAAACTATAAGCGTATTAGCTGGAGCCTTGCCCTATGCCAAAGAGATGGGTTATAAGATAATCTACCTTGCGAGAACGCACAAGCAGATGGACAGAGTCATAGAAGAGCTCAAAGCCATAAACAAAAAGGTTCATGTAAGTGGAGTTGAATTTAGGAGCAGAAAAGAACTTTGTCTTCATCAGTATATCCAGAACTTTGCCCCCGATGCCTACAACGCAATGATAGTGTGTAAAAACCTCAAAAAGCTTGGCAAATGTGAGTTTTTTGAGAACCTTAAGAAAAAGAAAGAGGAATTCGACGAGCTCGTTCAATACTTTCTCCAGACACCTGCAGAGCCCATATCGATACTTACGTATTCCAAAATGTTCGACTTCTGCCCTTATGAGCTTACCCGGAAGGTCGCCCTCGAGTCAGATGTAATAGTGGCCAGCTATCTGTACATGATAAGCCCGTCTATAAGGGAGAATTTTATGAGCTATTTTGATTTCGAGTACTCTGACTTGATACTTATCTTTGATGAAGCTCACAACCTACCAGATCAGGCAATAAACGCCCTGAGCGACAAGATAAGCATCCACAGCATCAACAGGGCAATAAAAGAAGCCGATGAGTATAAGGAACACGAAATCGCCAATTTCTTAAGCATCTTTCTAAAGGGCTTGGAGAATCTCTATCAGGAGAAATTGAAGGACATGCAGATTGAAGAAGTGCCCATACTGCCGGAGAGCATCTTTTATCATGTTTTCGACGTTTTGGGAATCAATGAGAGAGGACTCGTCAGAATTCTTGACCAGATGGTTAAGGCCGGAGATGCCATAAGAGAGGACAAAATCGAGAGAAATCTACCCCCAAGGAGCTATGTTGGTAGGGTGGGAGAGTTTTTACTCCTCTGGTTTGCCCTTATCGGAAAAGAAGACTATCTCTTTCTTCTAAGCAGGGATAAAGGGCTGTCTCTTGAACTTGTAGCGCTGGATCCCTCAAAAGCGCTCAGTTTCGTTAAACATGTCCAATCGACAATTTTCATGTCAGGAACGCTGACTCCTCTAGAGGCTTTTGTGGACATAATGGGGATAGAGGGCAAGCTTAAGAAGTTTCCCAGAATGGTTAAGAGGGAAAATGCCCTTGTTCTAGTGGCTAAAGATGTTTCAACCAGAGGAGATGAGAGAAGCCTTGGGCTGTACAGAAAACTCACAAAGTATATCGTTGAGGCTGCGAAGCTTATTCCAAAGAATGTAGGCGTTTTCACGGCTTCTTATGAAGTTCTTGAGGGGCTTTTATCTGCCAACGTGGACATACAAATAGAAGAGGAAACCGGAAAAAAGGTATTCATTGAAAAGAAAGGGGCTTCTTCAAAAGAGAACGATCTTTTGGTGATGGCATTTAAAGAAGAGGCAAAGAAAGATGGAGCTGTTTTGCTTGGGGTTATGGGGGGAAGAAACAGCGAAGGGCAGGACTATTCTGGAGATGAAATGAACGGCGTTGTTTTAGTCGGCATTCCCTATGCGAGGCCGACGCCAAGGGTACAGGCTCAAATAAGGTACTTTGAAAACAAGTTCCCCGGGAAGGGAAGGTACTATGGATACGTATTACCGGCTCATAGAAAGCTGGTTCAAGCTGCTGGTAGGGTGCATAGAAGTGCAGAAGATAAGGGAGCAATAATAGTCTTAGATTACCGCTTATTGTGGAGCAATGTTAGAAAAGACCTGCCAGATTGGATGAGGGAAACAATAAAACCCGTGACTTTGGCTTCAATGAAGCGGTGCCTTATAGACTTCTATAGGGAAGAAAAAATTAAGGTGAAGGAGAATTAG
- a CDS encoding cyclic 2,3-diphosphoglycerate synthase has translation MAEKKRKRVVILGAAGRDFHNFNVFFRDNPEYEVVAFTATQIPDIEGRIYPPELTGELYPNGIPIWSEDDLEKIIKEHDIDIVVFAYSDVSHEHVMHLASRAHAAGADFWLLGPKSTMLKSSKPVVAVTAVRTGCGKSQTSRKVAQLLQEMGYKVVAIRHPMPYGDLRKQVVQRFATFEDLDKHECTIEEREEYEPYIERGMVVYAGVDYEKILREAEKEADIILWDGGNNDFPFYEPDLWIVVTDPHRPGHELKYHPGETNFRAADVIIINKIDTANRDDIQKVRESIEKINPNATVIEAASPIFVDKPELIKGKRVLVVEDGPTLTHGGMRYGAGYVAAKKFGAKEIIDPRPYAVGSIVETYKKYPHLDVILPAMGYGKKQIKELEETINRADADVVIMGTPVDLRRFMNLNKPAVRVRYELEEIGQPKLKDILEEWAKNCEKLKK, from the coding sequence ATGGCTGAAAAGAAAAGAAAAAGGGTGGTAATTCTAGGTGCTGCTGGAAGAGATTTCCACAACTTCAACGTGTTCTTCAGGGACAACCCCGAGTATGAAGTAGTTGCATTTACTGCAACTCAGATTCCAGACATTGAAGGAAGAATATATCCTCCCGAGCTTACTGGTGAACTTTATCCAAACGGAATACCAATATGGAGCGAAGATGACCTTGAGAAAATAATCAAAGAGCACGACATTGACATAGTTGTTTTCGCTTATTCAGACGTTTCCCATGAACACGTTATGCATCTTGCTTCAAGGGCACATGCTGCCGGTGCTGACTTCTGGCTCCTCGGACCAAAGAGCACAATGCTAAAGAGCTCCAAACCCGTGGTAGCAGTTACAGCCGTTAGAACTGGTTGTGGAAAAAGCCAAACCTCAAGAAAAGTTGCTCAGCTTCTCCAGGAGATGGGATACAAAGTAGTTGCAATAAGACACCCAATGCCATATGGAGACCTTAGAAAGCAGGTTGTCCAGAGATTTGCAACCTTCGAAGACCTCGACAAGCACGAGTGTACTATCGAAGAGAGAGAAGAGTACGAGCCTTACATCGAAAGGGGCATGGTTGTCTACGCGGGTGTTGACTATGAGAAGATACTAAGAGAGGCTGAAAAAGAAGCCGACATAATTCTATGGGATGGAGGAAACAACGACTTCCCGTTCTACGAGCCCGACCTCTGGATAGTTGTAACTGACCCACACAGGCCAGGCCACGAGCTCAAGTACCACCCAGGTGAGACCAACTTCCGCGCAGCTGACGTCATAATCATCAACAAGATCGACACTGCTAACAGAGATGACATCCAGAAGGTCAGGGAGAGCATTGAGAAGATCAATCCAAATGCTACTGTTATTGAAGCCGCTTCACCAATATTCGTTGACAAGCCAGAACTCATTAAAGGAAAGCGTGTTTTAGTTGTTGAAGATGGTCCAACACTCACCCACGGAGGCATGAGGTACGGAGCTGGATACGTTGCCGCAAAGAAGTTCGGAGCTAAGGAGATCATTGACCCAAGACCATACGCCGTAGGCTCAATCGTTGAGACATACAAGAAGTACCCACACCTTGATGTCATCCTTCCAGCAATGGGTTACGGCAAGAAGCAGATCAAGGAGCTTGAGGAGACAATCAACAGGGCAGATGCCGATGTTGTCATAATGGGAACCCCTGTTGACCTCAGAAGGTTCATGAACCTCAACAAGCCGGCCGTTAGGGTCAGGTACGAGCTCGAAGAAATCGGCCAGCCAAAACTCAAGGACATCCTCGAAGAGTGGGCCAAGAACTGCGAGAAGCTCAAGAAGTGA
- the pfkC gene encoding ADP-specific phosphofructokinase, translated as MMEFLKDFQKMGMYLAYNVNVDAIVYLNEKHIESLIKEFGAENIKKRMDEYPREINEPLDFVARLVHALKTGKPQAVPLVSYETDKWFNSRFKYDIERIGGQVGIIANLLANLNFNRVIAYSPLLGKKQAEMFVNKDNLLYPVVENGKLVLKKPLEAYRESDPVKINRIFEFRAGTKFKLGDETIEVPYSGRFIVACRFEDFARIETSPELKPYLPEIGEMVDGAILSGYQGLRKYYSDGKDANYYLRKAKEDIKLLRKKKDIKIHVEFASIQDRELRKKVIYNIFPLVDSVGMDEAEIAHILSVLGYRELSDRIFTYNRIEDAVLGAKILLDELNLEILQVHTIYYLMYITHNDNPLTEEELRKSLEVGTALAAARASLGDIKSPEDVKVGLKVPFNEKGEYVKLRFEEAKAKMRTREYKIVIIPTRLVKNPVSTVGLGDTISAGAFASYLSLLGRKE; from the coding sequence ATGATGGAGTTCCTCAAGGACTTCCAGAAGATGGGCATGTACTTAGCCTACAACGTGAACGTTGACGCGATAGTCTATTTAAATGAAAAGCACATAGAGAGCCTCATAAAGGAGTTTGGGGCAGAGAACATTAAGAAGAGAATGGACGAGTACCCAAGAGAAATTAACGAACCCTTGGACTTTGTTGCAAGATTAGTTCATGCCCTCAAGACTGGAAAGCCCCAAGCTGTCCCGTTAGTGAGCTATGAAACCGATAAGTGGTTTAACTCCCGATTTAAATACGACATCGAGAGAATTGGCGGGCAAGTAGGGATAATAGCGAATCTTCTTGCCAACTTGAACTTCAACAGGGTAATTGCGTATTCCCCTCTTCTTGGAAAAAAGCAAGCCGAAATGTTTGTGAATAAGGACAACCTCCTCTACCCGGTTGTCGAAAATGGGAAGCTTGTACTAAAAAAGCCTTTGGAGGCATATAGGGAGAGCGATCCGGTAAAGATCAACAGAATTTTTGAGTTTAGAGCAGGCACAAAATTCAAGTTAGGGGATGAAACAATTGAAGTCCCTTACTCCGGAAGATTCATTGTGGCGTGCAGATTCGAGGATTTTGCCAGAATTGAAACTTCGCCAGAACTCAAGCCTTACCTTCCCGAGATAGGGGAAATGGTTGATGGAGCTATTCTTTCTGGTTATCAGGGGTTGAGAAAGTACTACAGTGATGGAAAGGATGCCAACTACTACCTGAGAAAGGCGAAGGAGGACATAAAGCTGCTCAGAAAGAAGAAGGACATTAAGATACACGTTGAGTTCGCATCTATTCAAGACAGAGAGCTAAGAAAGAAGGTAATTTACAACATTTTCCCACTCGTTGACAGCGTAGGGATGGACGAGGCTGAGATAGCCCACATATTAAGTGTTCTTGGGTATAGAGAATTAAGCGATAGGATTTTTACATATAACAGAATTGAAGATGCCGTTTTAGGGGCTAAAATCCTACTTGATGAGCTAAACCTCGAGATTCTGCAGGTGCACACGATTTATTATCTGATGTACATCACCCACAACGACAACCCGCTTACAGAGGAAGAGCTTAGAAAGTCTTTGGAAGTAGGAACGGCCCTTGCAGCTGCTAGGGCTTCTCTTGGAGACATTAAAAGTCCAGAAGATGTCAAGGTTGGCCTAAAAGTCCCGTTCAACGAAAAAGGAGAATACGTAAAGCTGAGATTTGAGGAGGCAAAGGCCAAGATGAGAACAAGGGAGTACAAGATAGTCATCATCCCCACAAGGCTCGTTAAAAACCCTGTATCCACAGTGGGATTGGGAGACACGATATCTGCTGGAGCTTTTGCCAGCTATTTGAGCCTCTTGGGAAGAAAGGAATGA
- a CDS encoding MFS transporter — protein sequence MLNKNFWLYAIGRWVSQAGWVIQDIAVPLYVLDKTGSGAIMSLFILVELIPRLLVNPIAGVIGDRYNRKKLMVWLDIARGVLLFGVIAFNLLDIQSLLAVQVVMSIMGAFFSAGVSGCFPTL from the coding sequence ATGCTCAACAAAAACTTCTGGCTATATGCAATTGGCAGATGGGTATCTCAAGCAGGATGGGTGATTCAAGATATAGCAGTCCCCCTCTACGTACTTGATAAAACCGGTAGCGGAGCTATAATGAGCCTTTTCATACTGGTTGAACTGATTCCAAGACTTCTAGTAAACCCAATAGCCGGTGTAATTGGTGACCGCTATAATCGAAAAAAGCTAATGGTATGGCTCGATATAGCGAGAGGAGTGCTTCTTTTTGGAGTTATCGCCTTTAACCTCCTAGATATCCAAAGCTTGCTTGCAGTCCAAGTTGTGATGAGCATTATGGGGGCATTTTTCTCGGCAGGAGTGTCAGGATGTTTCCCGACCTTGTAA
- a CDS encoding M42 family metallopeptidase, with product MVDYELLKKIVEAPGVTGYEFMGVRDVVIEAIKPYVDEIKVDKLGNVIAHKKGDGPKVMIAGHMDQIGLMVTHIEKNGFLRVAPIGGIDPRTLIAQRFKVWIDKDKFIYGVGGSVPPHIQKPEERKKAPDWDQIFIDIGAESKEEAEEMGVKIGTVITWDGRLERLGKHRFVSIAFDDRIAVYTLVETARQLKDSNADIYFVATVQEEVGLRGAKTSAFGIDPDYGFAIDVTIAADVPGTPEHKQVTQLGKGTAIKIMDRSVICHPKIVRWMEELAKKYEIPYQWDILLGGGTDAGAIHLNKAGVPTGAISIPSRYVHSNTEVVDERDVDASVKLMVKVLEHIHELEI from the coding sequence ATGGTGGATTATGAACTATTAAAGAAAATAGTCGAAGCTCCTGGAGTTACTGGCTATGAGTTTATGGGAGTTAGAGATGTTGTTATAGAAGCTATAAAGCCATACGTCGATGAAATTAAAGTTGACAAGCTTGGAAACGTTATTGCCCACAAGAAAGGCGATGGTCCAAAAGTCATGATTGCTGGACACATGGATCAAATTGGACTCATGGTAACACACATTGAAAAGAACGGATTCTTGAGGGTAGCTCCAATAGGAGGAATTGACCCAAGAACTTTGATTGCCCAGCGCTTCAAAGTCTGGATTGACAAGGACAAGTTCATCTACGGAGTTGGTGGAAGCGTTCCTCCACACATCCAAAAACCCGAAGAGAGGAAAAAAGCCCCAGACTGGGATCAAATTTTCATTGACATAGGTGCTGAGTCAAAGGAAGAGGCAGAGGAAATGGGAGTTAAGATTGGAACCGTGATTACCTGGGATGGAAGGCTTGAGAGACTTGGCAAGCACAGGTTTGTCAGCATCGCTTTTGATGATAGAATAGCCGTTTATACCCTCGTTGAGACCGCAAGACAGTTGAAAGACTCAAATGCAGACATATACTTTGTTGCAACTGTGCAGGAGGAAGTTGGCCTTAGAGGAGCAAAGACAAGCGCCTTTGGAATTGATCCCGATTACGGATTTGCTATAGACGTCACAATAGCCGCTGACGTTCCTGGAACACCAGAGCACAAGCAGGTCACACAGCTCGGTAAGGGAACAGCAATTAAAATCATGGATCGCTCCGTTATATGCCATCCAAAGATAGTCAGATGGATGGAGGAGCTTGCGAAGAAATACGAGATTCCCTACCAGTGGGACATCCTCCTCGGCGGAGGAACTGACGCTGGAGCAATACACCTCAATAAAGCTGGAGTCCCAACAGGTGCAATAAGCATTCCCTCAAGGTATGTCCACTCCAACACTGAAGTTGTTGACGAGAGAGACGTTGACGCAAGCGTTAAGCTGATGGTAAAAGTCCTCGAGCACATACACGAGCTTGAAATCTGA
- a CDS encoding DNA/RNA nuclease SfsA has product MDCNGEEILVEMKSAVLRGGDYAIYPDCPSLRGQKHIK; this is encoded by the coding sequence TTGGATTGCAACGGCGAAGAGATTTTGGTAGAAATGAAAAGCGCTGTTCTGAGAGGGGGAGATTATGCAATATATCCCGACTGTCCGAGTTTGAGGGGACAGAAGCATATAAAATAG